One window from the genome of Macrobrachium rosenbergii isolate ZJJX-2024 chromosome 2, ASM4041242v1, whole genome shotgun sequence encodes:
- the LOC136843730 gene encoding tigger transposable element-derived protein 1-like — protein MPKRTYITKEEKKLPGHKPMKDRLTLLLCANASGDLKIKPLLVYHSETPRVFKKHKVLKNKLNVMWKSNAKAWVTRQIFREWVSEVCAPTIKEYLEEKGLPLKALLVMDNAPAHPPDMEYELADEFSWLKVKFLPPRTTSLLQPMDQQIIANFKKLDFEGFDSPSQLGDDPEAEPLPLPDADVEEIVSVAKSMGLEVSSDDVEELVAEHNTELTTEELQELHKEQQKVLAEEVSEEEESKEVPTTGTKEIKEMLMHWEKFQEFFEKHHHDKAVVNRAIDYVDDNLVNVYRKHLKNVNSRRPCTGFFSKEENQPGPSAKNREKRNLLKSSNQTVWKEIPFQPVMLSPYLLSHPSPQIQILINAKVTVQYCTPLNESPKAIESGLFI, from the exons atgccaaagaggacctatattacaaaagaggagaagaaattgcCTGGCCATAAACCCATGAAGGATAGGTTAACTCTACTGTTGTGTGCAAACGCTAGTGGGGACCTTAAAATCAAGCCTCTGCTAGTGTATCACTCCGAAACCCCCAGagtttttaagaaacataaagttcttaaaaataagCTGAATGTAATGTGGAAATCAAATGCTAAGGCCTGGGTAACTAGGCAAATCTTTCGAGAGTGGGTTTCTGAAGTGTGTGCCCCCACTATCAAGGAATACCTCGAAGAGAAAGGTTTGCCACTGAAAGCACTCCTCGTCATGGACAATGCCCCTGCCCACCCCCCCGACATGGAATATGAGCTGGCTGACGAGTTCAGCTGGCTTAAGGTCAAGTTTTTGCCACCCAGAACTACCTCACTactccagcccatggaccagcagatCATTGCAAACTTCAAAAAGCT GGACTTCGAGGGTTTTGATTCCCCAAGTCAGCTTGGAGATGACCCTGAAGCTGAACCCCTTCCTCTGCCTGACGCtgatgttgaggaaattgtttctgtggcAAAGTCCATGGGCTTGGAGGTGAGTTCTGATGATGTAGAGGAGCTGGTGGCAGAACACAACACGGAGCTGACAACAGAGGAACTCCAGGAACTTCACAAGGAGCAGCAGAAGGTTTTGGCTGAGGAGGTGTCTGAAGAGGAGGAGAGCAAGGAGGTGCCTACTACAGGCACTAAAGAAATCAAGGAGATGCTGATGCACTGGGAGAAATTCCAGGAATTCTTCGAGAAGCATCACCATGACAAGGCTGTAGTGAACCGGGCTATTGACTATGTTGACGACAACTTAGTCAATGTGTACAGGAAACACCTGAAAAACGTCAACAGCAGACGACCCTGTACaggttttttttctaaagaagaaaACCAGCCCGGTCCCAGTgccaaaaacagagaaaagaggaaTCTCCTGAAGAGCAGCAATCAGACTGTATGGAAGGAGATTCCCTTCCAACCAGTGATGCTCTCTCCATACCTCCTCTCACATCCATCTCCACAGATCCAGATCCTCATCAATGCCAAG gttactgtacagtactgcactcCATTGAATGAATCTCCCAAAGCCATTGAGTCTGGGCTGTTCATCTGA